Within Actinobaculum sp. 313, the genomic segment CTTGTTTTCTCTGCGGGCTACCTGGCGTTCGTAGCGCTGCTGTGCGGCACCGCGGAGCACTGGTTCGGTGCGATTACCACCGCGGTGATCAGTCTTGTTATTGGTGCAGTGATGAACCGCTGTACCTCGCTAGGGCGTGGGGATGTCAAACTCATCGCCGTCTTGGCGTTGTGGCTCCGATCACCGCTGCAGCTGGTGAGTGCTTTGGGCCTGGCAGTCCTTGGCGCCGGCCTCTTTGCCGTCGCGCTGCTCATCGCACAACGGGCCACACGGACCACCTCCCTCGCCCTTGGGCCGTGGCTTGTTGGCGCTGCCGCAGGGTTGTGGTTTTTCGCAGGGCCGCCCGATTTCCTGGCCCTGCTTGAGCCGTGGTCTCATTAGTCGAGGGCTGTCCATCTTATGGCTGTGTTTTGAAAGCGTGCCTGGCGATGAAACAATCAGGTCATGTTTCGGTGGAGCACAGCCGGTGAATCGCACGGTCGGTCCCTTGTAGCACTTGTTGAGGGAGTTCCGGCCGGACTCGAGTTGACCAGTGCCGATATCGCGAATGCTTTGGAACGGCGGCGGCGCGGCTACGGTCGTGGCGCTCGGCAGAAGTTCGAGCAGGACGCACTGACTGTTCTCTCTGGTATCCGGCATGGGCGAACCATTGGATCGCCGATCGCCCTGGAGATCGGCAACTCCGAGTGGCCGAAGTGGGAAACGGTGATGTCTCCGGACCCGGTCGATCCGGCTGCGCTGACCGTGGACGCCGGTACGGGGGATGAGCGAGAGATAGCCCGTAACAGGCCGCTGACCCGGCCCCGACCGGGCCACGCCGATCTGGTGGGTATGAACAAATACGGATTTACCGAGGCACGCCCCGTGCTGGAACGTGCCTCCGCCCGGGAGACCGCCGCACGAGTTGCCGCCGGTGCGGTTGCCGCGGCTCTCTGCGGGCAGGTTGCAGGTATCACAATCCTCTCGCATGTTCTTTCTCTGGGTTCCGCAGCCGACACCAGCGGTGTCTTACCTGGGCCTTCCGATTCTCAGCGCTTGGACGAGTCTCCAGTGCGATGTTTGGATCCTGCCGTGCAGCAGGCAATGACCGCCGAGGTCGATGCAGCCAAGAAGGCGGGCGAAACCCTGGGCGGTACCGTGCAGGTCGTGATATATGGACTTCCGCAAGGCTTGGGCAGTTACACCACGCCGTTTGCCCGGCTCGATGCGCGCTTGGCAGGAGCGATGATGTCCATCCAATCCGTCAAGGGAGTTGCCATCGGTGACGGCTTCGAGTCAGCACGTCGACTCGGCAGCCAAGCCCATGACGAGATCGTGCGCGAGGATGGGCACGTCCGACGTCTCACCAACCGGGCGGGAGGCATAGAAGGCGGAATGTCCAACGGCGAGCCGATCCGCGTCAGTGTTGCTTTCAAACCGATCTCAACGGTTCCACGCGCGCTGCGCACAATAGATACGCTTACCGGAGAGCCGACGACCGCTATTCATCAACGTTCGGATACCACGGCCGTGGTACCCGGCGCCGTCGTCGCCGAAGCGATGGCGGCTCTTGTCATTGCCGAATCGCTGTGCGAGAAGTTCGGCGGCGATTCGGTGGAGCAAATGCGCGGCGCATTGGCCGCCTACATCGATTCGATCCCGGAGGTTCGAAAATGAGTGTGAAAGCCGTGTTCATCGGTATGCCCGGCGCTGGGAAGACTACCGTGGGCGGCCTCGTGGCGCAGGCTCTCGGCTGCGAGTTCAAGGATTCGGACGATCTCATCGAGGAGACCGCGGGCCGTACCATTCCGGAGATCTTTGCCGCAGATGGCGAAAAGGGATTCCGCGCCATCGAGGCGCGGGTTATCCAGGAGGCCCTCGTTGGATACGACGGTGTACTGTCACTGGGCGGGGGAGCCGTGCTAACCGCCTCCACCCGAGAGGCGCTGAGAGGGCATCCGGTGTTCCTACTGAATGCTGACAATGACGAGCTCGTCCGGCGGCTGACAAGTTCCAGCATCATTCGCCCACTTGTGCGCGATGATCCCGAAGGCCGGGTGGCCACGCTGCGCCGTGAACGCGAAGACCTTTACCGCGCCAGCGCTCGTTATACGGTGGAGTCCGACGGACGGCCGGCCCGCCGAGTCGCGCGCAAAGTCCTGTCGATCATCGATCAGCTTGAGCAGCTGGTTGTCGAGGTTGAGGATGAGCCCACCGGCTACGACGTCGTCGTCGGCACCGGACTGGGCCGCGATCTGCGCGTCGCCTGCCAGGGCGCGGGATCGATCTTCGTCTGTTATGCCCGGAGGTGGCGAAGCGCAAGGACGAGGTCATGGAAATTCTCGGACATGACCACGAGGTCATCAGTTTCGCGCTGCCTTCGGGTGAGGAAGCGAAGTCTTACGAGTCCGTTATCCGTCTTTGGAACGCCTTCGGTGAAGCCAAGCTGGGCCGCGACGGCCTGATTGTCGCAATCGGAGGGGGAGCCACGACCGACTCGGTCGGCTTCGCAGCCTCCACGTGGTTGCGGGGAGTGCCGCTTGTCTTGGTTCCGACGACGCTGCTCGGCATGGTCGATACTGCCATCGGATCGAAGACGGGTGTGAATACGCCCTCGGGTACGAATCTGGTGGGATCCTTCTACACGCCGATCGAAGTTCTGTGCGATCTCGGGCATCTCGAAGGACTGCCTGAGCGCGAGTTGCGTTCCGGCCTCGCGGAGATCATCAAATACGGCTTCATTGCCGACCGGAGGGTTCTGGATATCGTTGAATCGGCGGGCAGCGACATCCTCGACTATCGCAAGCAGCCGCTCCGTGATGCTATCGAACGTTCGATTCGCGTCAAGGCCGAGATCGTTTCCTCCGATCCGCACGAAGAGGGTCGCCGTGAGGTATTGAACTACGGGCATACGCTTGGCCACGCCATTGAGGCATGCGATCCAGAGGATATTCGACACGGCGAGGCCGTCTCCATTGGCTGCGTGTTCGCCGCCGCGCTGGCTGAGTCTGCCGGAATGGCACCACAAGGATGGACGCAGGAACATCGGCGGGTCTTTGCTGCCAACGGGCTGCCGGTGGCATACCCGCAGGGTGATCGCGCCGCATTGGAAGAAGCCATGACCTTGGACAAGAAGGTCCGAGATCACCAGCAACGTTTTGTTGTGCTGGCCGACTACGGACGTCCGCAGGTTCTTTCTCAACCGGCTCCCGAGCATATTGACGCGGCTTTCGCGGCAATCGGTCTGTAGGGAGATCGGCCCGCAGCAATGAGTCTTATTCTCATTGGACCTCCCGGCGCATGGGCGCCGGAAGTCGCGGAGGAACTGTCGCAGCGATGGCAAGTGCCGAGCGCGGATACGGATGCGGCGATCTGTGCACTGGCGGGTCGCGGCGTAGCAGACATAGCGGTGCGGGAGACCGGTGCAGCCTTGCGCGAGCTGGAGCGTAACGTCGCACTTGCGTTGCTTGATGATCTGGGCGGTGCTACGGAGGAACGCATTCTTGCTCTCGGTTCGGGGTGCCTCGGCAACGCTGCCTCCGACGGCGACTTCGCGCCCGTGCGGGAAAAGCTCTCTGTTTTGCGCACGGAGGGTCATTCCGTGGTTTATTTGAGCGGCGATGCACCCACATTGCTGCGGCGGCTTCGCCTGGACGGCCCGCATCCGGCATCCGTGTTCGCGCCACGGCGTGTCTTCTTCACACAATTGGCTGCCCGGCGGGAGATCTATCGCGCCTGTGCCGACGCCGAGATTTCGACCGACGACGTGGAGGTCAAGGACGTGGCCGACGCCGTGGAGCGCTACTACCGCCAGCACTCTGAGCGGCAGTAGTACCCAGCCAGGCAGTTCTGGGCGAACTGCCACTTGTGTCGGCAACCAGGATGGGCTAGATTAATGGCTTTAGCGTATCCGGGCGTGTGAGTTGACACTGCTGCGCATTCACACGCCGCCGGGAAAGAAGCGAAGGTGCCAACCCTGGAGGAAATGCTTGTCTGGCGGAGTGGACCGGTAGCGACGGCTTCCAGCGCCTTGCGGCATGTTGCCAA encodes:
- a CDS encoding prepilin peptidase, whose translation is MLSTRTAVMLCVVLFGMQVAILVMANTLSFSALLSAAVICPLVLAAMIDGVVHLLPDPLVFSAGYLAFVALLCGTAEHWFGAITTAVISLVIGAVMNRCTSLGRGDVKLIAVLALWLRSPLQLVSALGLAVLGAGLFAVALLIAQRATRTTSLALGPWLVGAAAGLWFFAGPPDFLALLEPWSH
- the aroC gene encoding chorismate synthase; its protein translation is MFRWSTAGESHGRSLVALVEGVPAGLELTSADIANALERRRRGYGRGARQKFEQDALTVLSGIRHGRTIGSPIALEIGNSEWPKWETVMSPDPVDPAALTVDAGTGDEREIARNRPLTRPRPGHADLVGMNKYGFTEARPVLERASARETAARVAAGAVAAALCGQVAGITILSHVLSLGSAADTSGVLPGPSDSQRLDESPVRCLDPAVQQAMTAEVDAAKKAGETLGGTVQVVIYGLPQGLGSYTTPFARLDARLAGAMMSIQSVKGVAIGDGFESARRLGSQAHDEIVREDGHVRRLTNRAGGIEGGMSNGEPIRVSVAFKPISTVPRALRTIDTLTGEPTTAIHQRSDTTAVVPGAVVAEAMAALVIAESLCEKFGGDSVEQMRGALAAYIDSIPEVRK
- a CDS encoding shikimate kinase — its product is MSVKAVFIGMPGAGKTTVGGLVAQALGCEFKDSDDLIEETAGRTIPEIFAADGEKGFRAIEARVIQEALVGYDGVLSLGGGAVLTASTREALRGHPVFLLNADNDELVRRLTSSSIIRPLVRDDPEGRVATLRREREDLYRASARYTVESDGRPARRVARKVLSIIDQLEQLVVEVEDEPTGYDVVVGTGLGRDLRVACQGAGSIFVCYARRWRSARTRSWKFSDMTTRSSVSRCLRVRKRSLTSPLSVFGTPSVKPSWAATA
- the aroB gene encoding 3-dehydroquinate synthase; this encodes MPSGEEAKSYESVIRLWNAFGEAKLGRDGLIVAIGGGATTDSVGFAASTWLRGVPLVLVPTTLLGMVDTAIGSKTGVNTPSGTNLVGSFYTPIEVLCDLGHLEGLPERELRSGLAEIIKYGFIADRRVLDIVESAGSDILDYRKQPLRDAIERSIRVKAEIVSSDPHEEGRREVLNYGHTLGHAIEACDPEDIRHGEAVSIGCVFAAALAESAGMAPQGWTQEHRRVFAANGLPVAYPQGDRAALEEAMTLDKKVRDHQQRFVVLADYGRPQVLSQPAPEHIDAAFAAIGL
- a CDS encoding shikimate kinase codes for the protein MSLILIGPPGAWAPEVAEELSQRWQVPSADTDAAICALAGRGVADIAVRETGAALRELERNVALALLDDLGGATEERILALGSGCLGNAASDGDFAPVREKLSVLRTEGHSVVYLSGDAPTLLRRLRLDGPHPASVFAPRRVFFTQLAARREIYRACADAEISTDDVEVKDVADAVERYYRQHSERQ